The nucleotide sequence ATGACTCCGGTAATCATCATCGGCGGTATATACGGCGGAATCTTCACCCCCACCGAAGCTGCTGCCGTCGCCGCGGTCTACGGAATCTTTGTCGGAATGTTTATTTACAGAGAACTTAAGCTGAAAGATATTCCGGGAATCCTGTTCAATGCAGTAATCAGCACAACACTGATCATGTTCATCGTGGGGGCCGCCAAGATGTTCGGCTGGCTGCTGACAAACATGGAAATACCTCACCGCCTGGGATACTTCATCGTCTCCGTTACAGACTCTCCGGTAATCTTCCTGATGGCCATGAACATCCTTTTACTGATTATCGGGACCCTGGTAAACGCCTCGGCCGCTGTAATAATTCTTACTCCAATCTTTCTGCCGGTAGCTATTCAGCTCGGTATCGATCCCCTCTTTTTCGGAGTGCTGATGGTCGTGAACCTCGCAATCGGCTGCATTACCCCGCCTGTCGGGCTGGACCTCTTTGTCGCCAGTGCCATTACCAAGGTACCATTGGAACGGGTCATGCGCGCTGTCTTTCCCTATTTGGCAGGACTGCTTGTTTGTCTGGTCGTTCTCACCATGGTACCGGATATTATTATCTTCCTGCCCAATCTTTTAAACAGCCTGTAAAGGAGACAAAAATGAAACAAATCTCACTAGCCATTGATAACCTTGATGAACTCTTTTCACAAAGCCTGGATCCGGCAAAGACTGCTGCCGCCAAGACACTGTTTCTCAAGAAACTTGCTGAGTCTTCTCATAAATTTTACGGAGGCAAGATGCAAACCCTGCCAAAAGCAGGAGTTTTCGGTTTTAACTGGTTTAACGTCTGGTATACCCCCGGGGTATCCCAGATATCAACAAGCATACGGGACAATAACGAAAGCTCCTACGAGCTCTCCAACCGGGGAAACCTGGTAGCTGTAGTGAGCGACTCTACCCGGGTCCTGGGGGACGGCAACTGCACCCCCCCCGGAGGACTCGGAGTAATGGAAGGCAAAGCTTTCCTGATGAAGTACCTCGGCGGTATCGACGCCACCGCTGTCTGCATGGACAGCCGCAATAAGAAGGGAGAGAACGATCCCGACGCGATCATCGAGTTCGTTAAACGGCTGCAGCCCTCCTTTGGTGCCGTCAATCTGGAAGACATTTCCCAGCCCAATTGCTACAAAGTGCTTGATACCCTGCGTGAAGAGTGCGAGATCCCGGTTTGGCATGATGACGCGCAAGGCACAGCCTGTGTAACTCTGGCCGGCCTTATCAACGCTCTGAAAGTCGCTGATAAGAAAATTGAAGATGTCAGGATTGTCATGCTGGGAGCCGGGCTTCCAACGCAACCATTGCCCGCATCATTATAAAGGCAGGGGGGAATCCGGAAAATATGGTGATATTCGACTCCAGGGGCCCCCTTCATGCCGGGCGGGAGGATATAAAGAGCGATCCCCGGTTCTACCGCAAGTGGGACCTCTGCCTCAGTACCAACCCGAGAAGGATTCCCGCAATGGAAGAGGCAATCAAGGGAGCAGATGTTCTTATCGCCCTTTCAAAACCCGGACCGGATACGGTAAAACCTGAATGGATTCATTCCATGGCCAAAAAATCAATCGTCTTCGCCTGCGCCAATCCTGTCCCGGAGATTTACCCCTATGCCGCGAAGGAAGCGGGAGCGTTCATCGTTGCCACAGGACGCGGGGACTTCTCCAACCAGGTTAATAACTCTGTAGGATTCCCCGGAATTCTAAAAGGATCCCTCCTTGTACGGGCCAGAAAGATTTCCGACGGCATGACCATTGCCGCGGCCAGGTCCCTGGCAAACTTTGCCGAAAAGAGAGGGATTGGCCCTGACAACATTATTGCCACCATGGACGAGACCGGAGTGTTCCCGTACGAGGCAGCAGATGTCGCCCTGCAGGCTATGGAAGAAGGGCTTGCCAGGCTGAGTATGTCCCGGGACGAAATCTACGCTGCCGCAGAAAAGGACATCAAGGAAGCCCGCGAGCTGACGCAGATGATGATCGACAGCGGATACATTAAACAACCGCCCCAGCAGATGTTGCAGGATGCCTTTGAATGGGCCCTGGCCAAGGTACAATGAAAAAGATCCTGGCCAAAGAGCAGCTGTCCGAGGAAGTCTTCCGGATGAAATTCGAAGCTTCCAATATCGCGCGGGAGCGCAAGGCGGGGCAGTTCGTTATTCTCCAGCTCGACTCGGAGTTCGGTGAGCGTATTCCTCTCACCATTGCCGATGCCGATCCCGAGGAGGGCAGCGTCACCATCATATTCCAGACCGTCGGACGCACCACTCATCTTCTGGCAGAACTCGAAGCAGGGGACCATATTGCAAATGTACTGGGGCCTCTGGGACACCCGACTCATATTGATACCTTCGGTACCGTCGTCTGTGTCGGCGGCGGTATCGGCGTTGCTCCCATGCATCCCATCGCCCAGGCTCTGAAAGAAGCGGGAAACACGGTAATCATCATCATGGGAGCCAGGACCAAAGAGCTCATCATCATGGAAGAAGAGATGAAGAAAATAGCCGATGAGCTTATTATCTGTACCGACGACGGCAGCTACGGCCGCAAAGACCTGGTTACAGTCCCCTTAAAGGAGATCTGCGAGCGGGTCCCCAAGCCCGACCTTGCAGTGGCCATCGGCCCCCCCATTATGATGAAATTCTGCGCTGAGACTACCCGGCCCTGCAACGTCCACACCGTTGTCAGCCTTAACACGATTATGGTGGATGGTACTGGTATGTGCGGCGGTTGCCGGGTCACTGTCGGTGGCGAAACAAAGTTTGTCTGCGTCGACGGTCCCGAATTCGACGGTCACAAGGTTGACTTTGACAACATGATGCTGCGCCTGGGTTCCTACAAAGACCAGGAAGTCAGGGACCACGAACAGTGTCATCTGGAGCTGGAAATCAAAGAACGAGGACTGGAGAAGACATGAGCTATATACCCGCAGACAACCTGCACAAAGAGGCCGTAAAAGCTGTCAAGGAACTGGAAGGCAAGGAGCTTAAGCCGAAGGACCGGCTGGCCCTGCCCCGCCAGGAAATGCCCTCCCAGGACCCGGAAATCCGTAAAACAAACATGAACGAGGTGGCCCTGGGCTACTTTGAGGAGCAGGTCAAAATAGAGGCGGAGCGCTGCCTGCAGTGCAAGACCGCCCCCTGCATCTCCGGCTGTCCGGTACAGATCGATATTCCCGGTTTCATCAAAGCCGCCGCCGAGGGTGACTATGAGAAATCCCTCTCCATAATCAAGCGCACCAGCCTGCTGCCGGCTATCTGCGGCAGGGTCTGCCCCCAGGAGGTACAATGCCAGCTGCCCTGTACCGTGGGCAAGTCCTTAAAAGACGTTGACCTTGCAGTCTCCATAGGGCGGATCGAACGCTTTGTGGCCGACTGGGCGGATGAACACGGCAAGAAAACCATCCCGGAGGTAAAACCGGAAACCGGGAAAAAGGTCGCCGTAATCGGCTCGGGCCCCGCCTCCATAACCGTAGCCGCCGATGTACGCCGGGAGGGCCACGAGGTCCACATGTTCGAGGCTTTCCACAAACCCGGCGGAGTCATGGTTTACGGCATCCCCGAGTTCAGGCTCCCCAAACGCATCGTCGCGGACGAGATCGAAGCCCTGCAGGAGATGGGCGTCAAACTTGAAACAAACTTTCTTGTGGGGCGCACCCGTAAATTACAGGATCTAATAGAACAAGACGGTTTTGACGCGGTCTTTATCGGCACCGGAGCAGGCCTTCCGAAATTCATGAACATTGAAGGCGAGAACCTGATCGGAGTCTTCTCCGCCAACGAGTACCTGACCCGGGTTAACCTTATGCGGGCCTACGACAAGGAACGCTCGGCAACCCCGATCTACCAGGCACGAAAGGTCGCAGTGCTGGGTGGCGGGAATGTTGCCATGGACGCGGCCAGGAGCGCCATGCGCATGGGGGCCGATGAGGTCCATGTTCTCTACCGCCGGACCGAAAAGGAGATGCCCGCAAGGGTTGAGGAAGTCGCCCACGCCAAGGAAGAGGGGATCACCTTTCACTTCCTGCGGAGCCCAAAACGTATTCTGGAAGGCGAAAAGGCCCGGGTACGGGGTCTTGAGGTGGTTAAGTACGAACTTGGCGAACCCGACGATTCCGGCAGACAGCGTCCCGTGGAGATCAAAGGCTCCGAGTACGAGATGGAGTTCGACACGGTCATCGTGGCTATCGGGAACAACTCCAATCCGCTGATCGAAAGAACTACCCCGGGCCTTGAGACCAACAAGTGGGGCAACATTGTGGCCGATGAGAACGGAAAGACCAGCATGGACCGGGTTTTTGCAGGAGGCGATATTGTGCTGGGGGCTGCTACGGTTATACTTGCCATGGGAGAAGGCCGGAAGGCCGCACAGAGTATTAACGAATTACTTATGACTTGAATAAACCACCAAAGGTCGACCGACCTTTTGATATTCAAAGGATTTGGAAATCAGGCCCTTCTCGTGCAGGTATTCAAGATACCTTCTTACAGTGATCTTCGAGAAAGAGACCCGGCTAATTACATCCTCAATAGAAAAGGATGGATTTAATGAATCAACAGCTTCAACAATTCTGTCCAGGGTGTATTGTGTAATACCCTTGGGCAGTTTATTTCCGGAATCAGAATGCTGATTATAGGCTACAAACTCATTTATTTTTTCCTGATTATAATTTCTGTTCTCGTTCAGGGAGTGCTTATAATCCCGGTACTTTTCCAGAGCGTCTTTGAAGCGGGAAAAGGCAAAAGGTTTTACAATATAGTCAAAGATGCCGTAGCGCATGGAACACTCGACGGTTTCCGCATCATGGGCCGCGGTTATAAGGATAATATCCGCGGCAAATTCCTTTTTTCGAATAATCTTCAGCAGTTCGGTCCCATGCATATCCGGAAGATAGATGTCGAGGACAATCAGATCGACAGAACTTTTCTCCAGATACGAGAGAGCTTCCACGGCGTTCTTTGCAATCTTCTCTACAACAAAACTGCGGACCTCTTCGGTAAAACTTTTATTGATTTCGGCCACTTTAAAGTCATCTTCTACAATCATTGTTTTGATGCTTTTCATAAGCGTCCCCGCACATCCTTCCCGACTGCGATACAATACCCCTTCTACCGATGCATCTTCACTGTCGTTTCAGAACATGATAGGAGAGAAAAGATGACCAGTCAAGAAAGAAATCCTCAGGATCGGCCCCGGTTCTGTGGTGTATTGAAAAAAAACATGCTAAGCTTGGGTGGAATTATTACATGAAACAGCTGTTTTCCCTGCAATCCAGAATATTTATATTCATTTCCGTTCTTCTTCTCTTCGCCTTGGGAATAGAGATAATCACCTTTAATAAACAAATTGAACAACACATTGTTAATGAAGGGAAAAAACAGACTCTCACCATAGCGGATACCGTTTCCCGAGACCCGAGGATAATCGCTGCTTTTTCTGACGGTACCCCATCAACGGTAATTCAGCCGATAACAAAAAATCTGCAGGAAATGACCGGCGTCAGTTTCATTGTTGTCATGAATATGGACTCTATCCGTTACTCGCACCCTGAACAGGACAGAATCGGCAAACATTTTGTGGGCGGAGACGAACAGGAAGCTATCAATGGAAAACGCTATACTTCTATTGCGAAAGGAACATTGGGAATCTCGCTGCGCAGTTTTGTACCAATAATCTCCGACGGCCAGCAGATCGGAGTTGTTTCCGTAGGCAAGCTGTTGACGGACATAAAAAAGCAGCAGCAGAAATACACCGCAGTACTGAACCTGCTGACCCTCTGCACCCTTATTATCGGGCTCATTGGAGCAATCTTTTTAGCGAAAAATATAAAGCGTACCATTTTTGGATTGGAACCCTATGAGATTGCCGCCCTGATGGAGGAACGGGACATTCTTCTTTCCAGTATAAATGAGGGGATAGTTGCCATCGACAAAGAATGCACAATAATAGAATTTAACGAAAACGCGAAGCGGCTCCTATCCTTAAATGACGACTGCGTGGGAAAGCCCCTGCAGGAGCTCTTCCCGGAGACTCGATTGCCGGAAATAATGGAATCCGGGATTCCCCTTCTTGATCAGGAAGAAACAATAAACGGAAAAATCGTTCTCTGCAGCCGTACCCCGATGGTTTCCAGAGGCGAAACCATCGGCGCCGTAGCCTCCTACCGGGACATGAGCGAGATCAGGAAGCTTGCCGAAGAACTGACGGAGGTCAAGAGCTACATCAATGCCTTACGAGCCCAGCACCATGAGCATCTTAACAAGCTCCATGTAATATCAGGGCTTATCCAGTTACACCGGTTTAAAGAAGCCTCCAGCTATATTACCGCTACCATGACTAAACAGCAGGAGCTCTTCGACTTCCTGCGGCACAATATCTGCTCCCCGGCTATCTCCGGGTTGTTACTGGCAAAGATCAAAGAGGCGGAGGAAAACCACATAGAATGCACCATTGACCCTGAAAGCTCCTTTCCTTCCATTGATAAAAGCAAGGTGGATTCTTTTGTGATAATAATCGGAAACCTTATCCAGAATGCCATAGATGCCTTGAAAACAGATACAAGCTATACAAAAAATATATCCATACTGCTCAGGCATCAGCCCCGGAACATATTAATCAGGATAAGCGATACCGGACCGGGGATTCCGTCTGAATACCATGATCTGATCTTTACGAACGGATTTACGACCAAGGAGGAATCCGGAAATCGGGGATACGGGCTCTATTTATTAAAGCAGCACGTCTCAAAACTGGAAGGGTCAATTGAAATTGAAAACTCCAGGGGCACAACTTTCACGGTGAATATTCCGGCTTTATAGCTGCATATTTACACCTTTACTGTATAATTAGTGTAAACATGTCTCAGCGAATGAAAAACAGGATCATCCATGGAGCAACAGAGCTCTTCACCCACCTTGGCTACTCCAAGGTAAGAATGGAAGAGATTTCTGAACGCCTGGGTATCAGCAAGAAAACCATCTACAACCATTTCGACAACAAAGAGACCCTCTTCAACGAGATTGTCAAGGAAATGGTAGAGCGTATCACATCGGAGATGGAAAAAATCATCGATAACAGAACCCTTCCTTTTCCGGACAAGCTGAGCCGCATCCTTGAACATGCCTATCATGAGATCGGCATGAAGGATTCCGCCTTTTTCAAGGACCTGAATCGCTACCATGAGGATCTGAATTCCAGGCCTATTGTTCTTCTGAGAGAATCCACCCTCAAAGTCATTACCAAACTGATCCAGCAGGCGGAAGAGGAAGGCATCATCGCCGTTTCAATACCCCGGCACCGCCTTGCTCTGGTATTTCAGAATATTGTGGAAGGGATCACATCACAAAAACACAGAGAAGAGACTTTGGTCTCCCGGGTGCAGATTCTCAAAGACAGTCTTAAGGTAACTCTTGAAGGGGTACTGACACCAAAGGGCAGAGACCTTTTAACAGATTCAGTCCTGAAGGACGCCACGAAAGGAGACGAATAGATTCACATGAAAATGCTGTATCGTTATCCTCTTTTTAATCTCATCATGATTCTTGCAATCAGTCTGTTCTTCTCCCTCCAGCTGCCGAATATCCTAAATTCCGCACAAAATTATACTATGTCAGGATCGGCAGCTGAATTCTGAAGGCATTGAAAATATCTTTTTGTTTCCGTGTCAGCTCGGTGATGATGGGTTTCTTATCATCAATTTCAATTACGCTCAATTTCTTCAGTTCATAGAATAACTGCTCTACGGTGAGTTTTTTTCCCAAACCGCTTTCCCGCAGTGTTTTCTGGATTTCCGAGTATATAATCAGACTGATGAACTCAATGAATATAAGTCCCTCCATCGCCTTCCTGCTATGTACTCTCAGGCGCTTCATTTCGGTCCCATGTTTCATTGTGTCAAACAACTTTTCAACACCATCCTTTCTTCTGTAATAGGCAAGGATCTGTTCAGCCGAAAGATTGGTGTTCGACAGCAGAATAAATATCCCATGATGGTTCAAGATTTGTTCGATTTCCTTCTTTTTGCGTAAAAGGGTGTAGCCATCTTCTCCTTCATTGAGGGAGAAATAGTGCTGCCACCCCGGCCGGTTATCGTCAAGAAAACGGATAAGTTTCGCAGAACTCTTCCATTTCTTAATCCGTGTCTCTTCCTCTATGGTAAGAAGTTCACCAATCAGTCGTTCTCTTTCATCACCGGCTCTTTTCTGGTTATAGAACAGGTGGGCGGTCAGTTGCTCGTGTTCAAGAAGGATGGGTGTGGCACTAAGTGCATAGTAGATTTCTTTTCCAAAGCGAAAAGCCCGCTCCGGATCGGTAATACTACTGTGATGCTTGTCGACAAGTTCTTTCGCTGCCTTAGTTCCCATAGGTAAAGGAATTATGAACGCTCCGAGGTCTTGTAACTGTTCAATATTCTTCGTGCTGTAGAAGCCTCGATCCAGCACAAACAGAGTTCGAAGCTCTGAGATCTTTTCCAGCCGCTTTTTGATATTCTTCAGTGTTACTACATCGGGGACACTTCCTGGATACAGGGAATACAGGAGAGGAAGATTGCTTGGCTCGCTGTACACCACCCCAAAGTTGATTTGTGCAAGACGTTCTCCGTCCCGGTTGTAGCCCCATTCGGCGAAGTCGATTTCCTTTGAATAGGTGGAAAGGCTGGTGATATCGAATACGATGAACTCGCTGTCGGTATGATGTTCCGTCCATTCATCCAGGAATCGATAGATTCCACGATCATCTTCACCAAGCTCATGCAGCAAACGGCTTACTGCCTGACTGGGCAGATGAAGCGGTTCTTTAAGGTAAATATGTTCAAGCCAACTATTGCACAAATACAGACTCTTGTGTTCTGCAATCTGAAAGGCGGCTACCATGAGAATCTGCCGGGCTGTATCGGGAAACTCCTGGTAGAGCAGCTCTTTCAGGCTGAGTTGTTCAATCAGGGAAGCGAGGAAATAAACCGGTCCGTATTCACGGCTCTGACGACGAGTCTGGAGTTTGATAAGTTCTCCGGTAACCGGATCACGCTTACCGATTTTTACTCTCTGCTGCCTGGGTGATTTTTTATTCTTGTCCCAATAGCTGTGCACTTCATAGACATAGATGTGTTTTCCCACTTTTTGGTCTATAACATACATAGTTAAATTATACTATGCTTTTGGTTTCTGTCAAGAGAAATCCTGAGATATAAATCTATACAAAGAAATGAGTTAGAAGTAATGTTTCAAACATAGTTATAAAATCGTGCGGAATTTAGGGAATATACAATTCGACAACGAGGTGCTCAACTTCCTGCCCGAGGATAATCCGGAAAAAATAGCAGTGAAAGAACAGCAGGAACTCTTCGGCGGAGCACTGTTAATCGATGTGGTAATGGAAGCCCCGGACAGCACGATCCTGCAGCCCAAGGCCCTTGATATTCTGCGGGAGGTAACGCTTCAGCTGGAGCAGATTCCCGGAGTAGAAGAGGTAGAATCCCTCTTCTCTACCGACTACATCAACGGGACACGGGAGGGTATGATCGTCGAAGCCCTTGTTCCAGGAGAGAGCCCCTATACCGAGAGAGATGCAGCAGGCCTTAAAGAGAAGCTTATCTCATGGAAGATGTATCACGGGCTGCTCATTTCTCCGGACTTCAGTGCCACCCAGACCGGAGTCCGCTACTCAACGGAGCTCACTCCCGAGGAACGCGAATCGATCTACCGTGAGATAATCAGAATTACTGATAATTATGCCGATACCCCCTATCGCTTCTACATCGCCGGAACTCCGGCGGTCAGTGTCCTTGTAAGCAGCAACATGCGCAGCGACCTTAAGACCATGGTTCCCTTTGTGCTGATCGTTCTGTTTCTTGTCCTTGGACTGACATTCCGTCGCCTGGCCGGGGTACTGCTTCCAATGCTTACCGTTGCCATCAGCACGGTCTGGATTATCGGCATAATGGCGCTGCTGCATGTTCCATTGTCGATACTGGGGACTGTCATTCCGGTATTAATGCTTGCTGTCGGCTCGGCCTACGGCATTCACCTGCTGAGCCGCTACTTCGATGAGGCCTCCTTGGAACAGAGCCAGGAAGATATCGTATTGAACACCCTGCGCCACGCAGGACGGCCCGTTGCCCTGGCCGGAATAACCACAATCATCGGCTTCGGCTCCCTTGCGGTCAGCAGAATCGTACCTATGCGGACTTTCGGGACATTTACCGCCCTGGGAGTAGTAATCGCCCTGATAATAGCCCTGGTTTTTCTGCCCTCTGTGCTGTTGCTGCGTCGCCGGATACTCCCGGCAACGGGTTCGGAACAGAAAAAGACCGGGAATTTTATGAAGGCTTTTCTGGATGGGGTGCTGGTACTCACCACCCGGAGGAAGACCATGGTGCTGATCGGCGCCGCACTTATCGTTATCGGAGCTGTGTGGGGGGCACGGCAGCTGATTGTAGATAATGCCCTGGTGGAGTATTTCAAGGAATCGACCCACATCAGGATTTCCGACCAGCTTATCCGGGAAAAGTTCGCAGGAACGAAAAACTTCAGCATCATAATCTCCGGGCAGGAGCCTGGAGACATGGCGGATCCCCGGGTCCTCGCCGCCATGGATGATCTTGCTGATCACCTGGAAAAAGCCTATCCCCAGATCGCCAAGGTTGTCTCCTTTTCCGACTTTATCCGCCGTATGAACCAGGTCATGCATGTGGATGAACCCGGAGAACTGGGGTCATTCACCAGAGACTCTGTGGATAATGACCTTGAGGAATTGACGGAATGGTCCGAATCCGATTTTTCCCGGGAGAGTACGGAAGCAGACGAGTGG is from Marispirochaeta sp. and encodes:
- a CDS encoding sulfide/dihydroorotate dehydrogenase-like FAD/NAD-binding protein yields the protein MKKILAKEQLSEEVFRMKFEASNIARERKAGQFVILQLDSEFGERIPLTIADADPEEGSVTIIFQTVGRTTHLLAELEAGDHIANVLGPLGHPTHIDTFGTVVCVGGGIGVAPMHPIAQALKEAGNTVIIIMGARTKELIIMEEEMKKIADELIICTDDGSYGRKDLVTVPLKEICERVPKPDLAVAIGPPIMMKFCAETTRPCNVHTVVSLNTIMVDGTGMCGGCRVTVGGETKFVCVDGPEFDGHKVDFDNMMLRLGSYKDQEVRDHEQCHLELEIKERGLEKT
- a CDS encoding TetR/AcrR family transcriptional regulator, producing MSQRMKNRIIHGATELFTHLGYSKVRMEEISERLGISKKTIYNHFDNKETLFNEIVKEMVERITSEMEKIIDNRTLPFPDKLSRILEHAYHEIGMKDSAFFKDLNRYHEDLNSRPIVLLRESTLKVITKLIQQAEEEGIIAVSIPRHRLALVFQNIVEGITSQKHREETLVSRVQILKDSLKVTLEGVLTPKGRDLLTDSVLKDATKGDE
- a CDS encoding response regulator; its protein translation is MKSIKTMIVEDDFKVAEINKSFTEEVRSFVVEKIAKNAVEALSYLEKSSVDLIVLDIYLPDMHGTELLKIIRKKEFAADIILITAAHDAETVECSMRYGIFDYIVKPFAFSRFKDALEKYRDYKHSLNENRNYNQEKINEFVAYNQHSDSGNKLPKGITQYTLDRIVEAVDSLNPSFSIEDVISRVSFSKITVRRYLEYLHEKGLISKSFEYQKVGRPLVVYSSHK
- the gltA gene encoding NADPH-dependent glutamate synthase yields the protein MSYIPADNLHKEAVKAVKELEGKELKPKDRLALPRQEMPSQDPEIRKTNMNEVALGYFEEQVKIEAERCLQCKTAPCISGCPVQIDIPGFIKAAAEGDYEKSLSIIKRTSLLPAICGRVCPQEVQCQLPCTVGKSLKDVDLAVSIGRIERFVADWADEHGKKTIPEVKPETGKKVAVIGSGPASITVAADVRREGHEVHMFEAFHKPGGVMVYGIPEFRLPKRIVADEIEALQEMGVKLETNFLVGRTRKLQDLIEQDGFDAVFIGTGAGLPKFMNIEGENLIGVFSANEYLTRVNLMRAYDKERSATPIYQARKVAVLGGGNVAMDAARSAMRMGADEVHVLYRRTEKEMPARVEEVAHAKEEGITFHFLRSPKRILEGEKARVRGLEVVKYELGEPDDSGRQRPVEIKGSEYEMEFDTVIVAIGNNSNPLIERTTPGLETNKWGNIVADENGKTSMDRVFAGGDIVLGAATVILAMGEGRKAAQSINELLMT
- a CDS encoding IS1634 family transposase, which produces MYVIDQKVGKHIYVYEVHSYWDKNKKSPRQQRVKIGKRDPVTGELIKLQTRRQSREYGPVYFLASLIEQLSLKELLYQEFPDTARQILMVAAFQIAEHKSLYLCNSWLEHIYLKEPLHLPSQAVSRLLHELGEDDRGIYRFLDEWTEHHTDSEFIVFDITSLSTYSKEIDFAEWGYNRDGERLAQINFGVVYSEPSNLPLLYSLYPGSVPDVVTLKNIKKRLEKISELRTLFVLDRGFYSTKNIEQLQDLGAFIIPLPMGTKAAKELVDKHHSSITDPERAFRFGKEIYYALSATPILLEHEQLTAHLFYNQKRAGDERERLIGELLTIEEETRIKKWKSSAKLIRFLDDNRPGWQHYFSLNEGEDGYTLLRKKKEIEQILNHHGIFILLSNTNLSAEQILAYYRRKDGVEKLFDTMKHGTEMKRLRVHSRKAMEGLIFIEFISLIIYSEIQKTLRESGLGKKLTVEQLFYELKKLSVIEIDDKKPIITELTRKQKDIFNAFRIQLPILT
- a CDS encoding sensor histidine kinase — its product is MKQLFSLQSRIFIFISVLLLFALGIEIITFNKQIEQHIVNEGKKQTLTIADTVSRDPRIIAAFSDGTPSTVIQPITKNLQEMTGVSFIVVMNMDSIRYSHPEQDRIGKHFVGGDEQEAINGKRYTSIAKGTLGISLRSFVPIISDGQQIGVVSVGKLLTDIKKQQQKYTAVLNLLTLCTLIIGLIGAIFLAKNIKRTIFGLEPYEIAALMEERDILLSSINEGIVAIDKECTIIEFNENAKRLLSLNDDCVGKPLQELFPETRLPEIMESGIPLLDQEETINGKIVLCSRTPMVSRGETIGAVASYRDMSEIRKLAEELTEVKSYINALRAQHHEHLNKLHVISGLIQLHRFKEASSYITATMTKQQELFDFLRHNICSPAISGLLLAKIKEAEENHIECTIDPESSFPSIDKSKVDSFVIIIGNLIQNAIDALKTDTSYTKNISILLRHQPRNILIRISDTGPGIPSEYHDLIFTNGFTTKEESGNRGYGLYLLKQHVSKLEGSIEIENSRGTTFTVNIPAL
- a CDS encoding MMPL family transporter, with the translated sequence MLNFLPEDNPEKIAVKEQQELFGGALLIDVVMEAPDSTILQPKALDILREVTLQLEQIPGVEEVESLFSTDYINGTREGMIVEALVPGESPYTERDAAGLKEKLISWKMYHGLLISPDFSATQTGVRYSTELTPEERESIYREIIRITDNYADTPYRFYIAGTPAVSVLVSSNMRSDLKTMVPFVLIVLFLVLGLTFRRLAGVLLPMLTVAISTVWIIGIMALLHVPLSILGTVIPVLMLAVGSAYGIHLLSRYFDEASLEQSQEDIVLNTLRHAGRPVALAGITTIIGFGSLAVSRIVPMRTFGTFTALGVVIALIIALVFLPSVLLLRRRILPATGSEQKKTGNFMKAFLDGVLVLTTRRKTMVLIGAALIVIGAVWGARQLIVDNALVEYFKESTHIRISDQLIREKFAGTKNFSIIISGQEPGDMADPRVLAAMDDLADHLEKAYPQIAKVVSFSDFIRRMNQVMHVDEPGELGSFTRDSVDNDLEELTEWSESDFSRESTEADEWEEAAAWSADSADYEEEQKQGNPSSTDPYNAAAELLLSACAQAGSLEIDAADLVRRAGILTNYAGLAWDEIPADPERYGLESTEELKNLITQYLLLYSGSLDSFSDDSLEPMTARMSVSLNTTGNTFTGQLMPELDAYIADNFPGGYTVRYSGIALAERAVTDLVTGAAIQSILISLTAVFIIIALHYRSLTAGLIGAVPLGLTVLINFGVMGISGIKLDIATSMVGSVAIGIGIDYTIHFLSGYHHARGESDDTAVVTAQALQTSGKAIIYNALSVAAGFMVLGFSRFNPLMYLGILISLTMITSAAASLTLVPGLLNTFKPAFIEKELRSYKNIFKEDTQ